In Rhinolophus ferrumequinum isolate MPI-CBG mRhiFer1 unplaced genomic scaffold, mRhiFer1_v1.p scaffold_20_arrow_ctg1, whole genome shotgun sequence, a single genomic region encodes these proteins:
- the LOC117019958 gene encoding ferritin heavy chain-like, whose protein sequence is MTTAPPPFVSENYHPECEAAINYQISLELYASHKFETMASYFNCEDVAWKPFAQFFLQQSSQELQHAQSLMWLQNQRGGRLSLQDIYSPDPSCWENALTVMECAFHLKMSVNQSLFDLQHLATEMKDAHLCDFLKSHYLLEQMKFIQELEDHITNLRKMGALETGLAEDLCAKLAVRDSDKN, encoded by the coding sequence ATGACGACCGCACCGCCCCCGTTTGTCAGCGAAAACTACCACCCCGAATGCGAGGCCGCCATCAACTACCAGATCTCCCTGGAGCTCTATGCCTCTCACAAGTTCGAGACCATGGCCTCTTACTTCAACTGCGAAGACGTGGCCTGGAAGCCCTTCGCCCAGTTCTTCCTGCAGCAGTCCAGCCAGGAGCTGCAGCATGCCCAGAGCCTGATGTGGCTGCAGAACCAGCGCGGGGGCCGCCTCAGCCTGCAGGATATCTACAGTCCTGACCCCAGCTGCTGGGAGAACGCCTTAACCGTCATGGAGTGCGCCTTCCACCTGAAGATGAGCGTGAACCAGAGCCTATTCGATCTGCAGCACCTGGCCACCGAGATGAAGGACGCCCACCTGTGCGACTTCCTCAAGAGTCACTACCTGTTAGAGCAAATGAAGTTCATCCAAGAGCTAGAGGACCACATCACCAACCTGCGCAAGATGGGAGCCCTGGAAACCGGCCTGGCAGAGGACCTGTGTGCTAAGCTCGCTGTGCGTGACAGCGACAAGAACTGA